From the genome of Gracilibacillus salitolerans, one region includes:
- a CDS encoding MFS transporter translates to MKAIFTNKNFMLLWVGLTVSRFGIRFIDLVIMWYVIQETGSALALGATVICITLPTLLFGPIAGVMADRYDKKKIMVIMDFCNGAFMFILSALLITGNLSMLLLYILVICMSIVSAFFNPASSASIPLLIEERYLTQANSLNQFSTQGSNIIGPAAAGILLAVFNNEYGLLLIAGGIAFIISAITEIWIKVPSASDGEQVDTEFIQELKEGLQFILEDKRLLMLIISGGLIINFFLAPLSVYFTIMSDSIFNVGSAGLGMLNSSLAIGALIGSLMIMFNLYKDKYKTAIAGLVMEGVGLVLIGSFMDYYVTIAAVFIIGMGTCFASIGLTTLYQTIVPKQKMGRVLSIVTVLLTISIPLGTLFGSMIISYIPMFAILLAFGIIVTLSGLSVFIIAKQDNTAIEKEAVSS, encoded by the coding sequence ATGAAAGCAATTTTTACGAACAAAAATTTCATGCTGTTGTGGGTGGGTTTAACTGTATCAAGGTTTGGCATTCGATTTATTGACTTGGTGATTATGTGGTATGTGATTCAGGAGACAGGGTCAGCTTTAGCGTTGGGCGCTACTGTAATTTGCATAACGTTGCCGACACTTTTATTCGGACCTATCGCCGGTGTGATGGCTGATCGATATGACAAGAAGAAAATAATGGTCATCATGGATTTTTGCAATGGAGCTTTCATGTTTATCCTATCAGCATTGTTAATAACCGGAAATCTATCCATGCTGCTACTGTATATCTTGGTAATTTGCATGTCCATTGTATCGGCATTTTTCAATCCTGCGTCAAGTGCCAGTATACCGCTTCTTATTGAGGAAAGATATTTGACTCAGGCGAACTCATTGAATCAATTCAGTACACAAGGAAGCAATATCATTGGACCGGCTGCTGCTGGAATTTTATTGGCGGTATTCAATAACGAATATGGGTTGTTATTGATTGCCGGCGGAATTGCCTTTATTATTTCGGCCATAACAGAAATATGGATAAAGGTGCCTTCCGCAAGCGACGGAGAACAAGTTGACACTGAATTTATACAGGAACTAAAAGAAGGTTTGCAATTCATTTTGGAAGATAAAAGACTACTGATGCTCATCATTTCCGGCGGATTGATCATCAATTTCTTCCTGGCACCACTATCCGTTTACTTTACGATCATGAGTGACAGCATTTTTAATGTCGGATCGGCCGGACTCGGGATGTTGAATTCATCGCTTGCAATCGGGGCTTTAATCGGTTCATTAATGATCATGTTCAATCTTTATAAGGACAAATACAAAACCGCAATTGCAGGACTGGTTATGGAAGGCGTCGGACTGGTTTTGATCGGTTCCTTCATGGATTATTATGTAACGATTGCTGCCGTATTTATTATTGGAATGGGTACCTGTTTTGCAAGTATCGGATTGACTACACTATATCAAACAATCGTCCCAAAGCAGAAAATGGGCAGAGTATTGAGTATAGTCACCGTACTTTTGACCATTTCCATCCCATTAGGCACGCTGTTTGGATCGATGATCATCAGCTATATTCCAATGTTTGCAATCCTGCTTGCATTTGGGATTATTGTAACACTATCCGGATTGTCGGTCTTCATCATTGCAAAACAAGACAATACGGCCATCGAAAAAGAAGCTGTTTCAAGCTAA
- a CDS encoding ArsR/SmtB family transcription factor produces the protein MEKLHGNFYADRSPVYELFILMLQVSDYKDPEKDTYHKPEIEKMNQWIAEQRKSLPEHILDELNVFFHPDSFFGLSMTQVVYQFNKYGDIEESLEFLKSADAKKMIYFFFNTGHNSLENESIIDNPSEVHKHIKNSTLTLPEKSKLFYLYFDPEETKERFVNLIQHCYEQLYKPIKNQLETIHTQGLENIKRLSGQQLKEIIRFDSHSDEKLPETIVIFPSYYHQDNSVFSYASNADIAISIVGMQMIEDKMEGTNTEEKVIELARALSDSKRITIIRELNKAPYYGFELAQRLNLSSPTISHHMNILFRLGLVTTSKYENKIYYEVSKEKLKQSLAEMTDLLT, from the coding sequence ATGGAAAAACTGCATGGAAACTTTTATGCTGATCGCTCGCCCGTTTATGAGTTGTTTATACTGATGCTTCAAGTCTCAGATTACAAGGATCCGGAAAAGGATACGTATCACAAACCTGAAATCGAAAAAATGAATCAGTGGATTGCTGAACAACGAAAATCCCTCCCTGAACATATTCTCGATGAATTAAACGTATTTTTCCACCCGGACAGCTTTTTTGGGTTGTCGATGACTCAGGTTGTTTACCAGTTCAACAAATATGGCGACATTGAGGAAAGCCTGGAGTTTCTAAAATCAGCGGATGCCAAAAAGATGATTTACTTCTTCTTTAATACTGGTCATAACTCTTTGGAAAATGAATCCATTATCGATAATCCTTCCGAAGTGCATAAGCATATCAAAAATAGCACATTGACACTGCCAGAAAAGTCCAAATTATTTTATCTCTATTTTGATCCTGAAGAGACGAAGGAGCGATTTGTCAATCTCATTCAGCACTGTTATGAACAATTATATAAACCAATTAAAAACCAGCTGGAAACAATTCATACGCAAGGCTTGGAGAACATCAAAAGACTGTCCGGTCAACAGTTAAAAGAAATTATCCGTTTTGATTCTCACTCAGATGAAAAGCTCCCTGAAACCATTGTTATTTTCCCTTCTTATTATCATCAGGATAACTCGGTTTTTTCATACGCAAGTAATGCCGATATCGCTATCTCCATAGTCGGAATGCAAATGATTGAGGATAAAATGGAGGGGACCAATACAGAAGAAAAGGTGATTGAGCTCGCTCGCGCCTTGTCGGACAGCAAGCGAATTACTATTATCCGGGAATTAAACAAGGCGCCATATTACGGATTCGAACTTGCACAACGACTTAATTTATCAAGTCCTACTATTTCGCATCACATGAATATCCTGTTTCGACTGGGCCTTGTAACCACATCCAAATATGAAAACAAGATATATTATGAAGTCAGCAAGGAGAAATTAAAGCAGTCTCTTGCAGAAATGACCGATCTTCTTACCTGA